One genomic region from Equus caballus isolate H_3958 breed thoroughbred chromosome 4, TB-T2T, whole genome shotgun sequence encodes:
- the SEM1 gene encoding 26S proteasome complex subunit SEM1, whose amino-acid sequence MSEKKQPVDLGLLEEDDEFEEFPAEDWAGLDEDEDAHVWEDNWDDDNVEDDFSNQLRAELEKHGYKMETS is encoded by the exons ATGTCCGAGAAAAAGCAGCCGGTAGACTTGGGTCTCCTGGAGGAGGACGACGAGTTCGAGGAGTTCCCTGCGGAAG aCTGGGCTGGTttagatgaagatgaagatgcaCATGTCTGGGAGGATAATTGGGATGATGACAATGTAGAGGATGACTTCTCCAATCAGTTACG AGCTGAACTAGAGAAACATGGTTATAAGATGGAAACCTCATAG